The Labeo rohita strain BAU-BD-2019 chromosome 19, IGBB_LRoh.1.0, whole genome shotgun sequence genome window below encodes:
- the hcn3 gene encoding potassium/sodium hyperpolarization-activated cyclic nucleotide-gated channel 1 — translation MDGDGQPPASNGDSKLRSRGGFSLTNWRSSSRTLLREERTGEDVNRRLLSVVNHQERTDSGASPTSKSLEVTAGVDGTTATTTVTTSTPPHHDKAMAEPTGPARAPQLSESEERVTADQSTFLQRQFSSMLQPGVNKFSLRMFGSAKGVAAEQARVKSFGVWIIHPYSDFRFYWDLVMLCLMMGNLVILPWGITFFEDQNTLPWITFNVASDTLFLADLVFNFRTGIMEGDNSQIILDPQVISRRYLRGWFLVDFISSIPVDYIFLVVDIEARLESAEVYRTARALRIVRFTKILSLLRLLRLSRLIRYIHQWEEIFHMTYDLASAVVRIVNLIGMMLLLCHWDGCMQFMVPMLQDFPPNCWVSKNNMVNATWDVQYSYALFMAMSHMLCIGYGAQAPEGPTDVWLTMISMIIGATCYAMFLGNATNLIQSLDASHRQYQEKYKQVEQYMSFHKLPADMRQRIHDYYEHRFQGKMFDEENILEELSDPLKEEIVNYNCRGLVANMPLFANADPHFVTVLLTKLRFEVFQPGDLIIREGTLGRKMYFIQHGCVSVITQDNKEKKLNDGCYFGEICLLTRGRRTASVRADTYCRLYSLSVDSFNEVLEENPLMRRAFESVAVDRLERERDGNGYVYSYKSVEDVGD, via the exons ATGGATGGTGATGGACAGCCTCCGGCCTCAAATGGTGACTCGAAGCTCCGCTCCAGAGGGGGCTTCTCCCTCACCAACTGGCGTTCCTCTTCGAGGACTTTACTGCGAGAAGAGCGAACAGGAGAGGATGTGAACCGCAGACTCCTGTCCGTTGTGAACCACCAGGAACGCACAGACTCGGGGGCCAGTCCCACCTCAAAGTCCCTTGAGGTGACCGCAGGGGTAGATGGCACAACAGCAACCACCACCGTGACCACATCCACCCCGCCTCACCACGACAAAGCCATGGCAGAGCCAACAGGGCCTGCGAGAGCCCCTCAGCTATCCGAATCAGAAGAAAGGGTCACCGCTGACCAGTCCACATTTCTCCAGAGACAGTTCAGCTCCATGCTGCAGCCAGGGGTCAACAAGTTCTCTCTACGAATGTTTGGCAGTGCGAAGGGTGTTGCAGCTGAGCAGGCAAGGGTCAAGTCGTTTGGGGTTTGGATTATACATCCATATAGTGACTTCAG GTTCTATTGGGATTTAGTAATGCTGTGCCTGATGATGGGCAACCTTGTCATTCTACCATGGGGAATCACTTTCTTTGAGGATCAGAACACGCTGCCGTGGATCACCTTTAATGTGGCTTCCGACACCCTCTTCCTGGCTGACCTCGTCTTCAACTTTCGAACTGGCATTATGGAAGGCGACAACTCCCAAATCATCCTGGACCCGCAAGTGATCAGTCGGCGTTACCTGCGAGGCTGGTTCCTGGTGGACTTCATCTCTTCCATTCCGGTGGACTACATCTTCCTGGTGGTGGATATAGAAGCCCGGCTGGAGTCGGCAGAGGTGTACCGCACCGCCAGGGCTTTGCGCATCGTCCGCTTCACCAAGATCCTCAGTCTCCTCAGACTGTTGCGCTTGTCCAGACTTATACGTTACATTCATCAGTGGGAAGAG atcTTTCATATGACCTATGACCTTGCAAGTGCAGTAGTTCGCATAGTGAATCTGATTGGAATGATGCTGCTGCTGTGTCACTGGGATGGCTGCATGCAGTTCATGGTGCCCATGCTGCAAGATTTCCCGCCAAACTGCTGGGTCTCCAAAAACAACATGGTG AATGCCACTTGGGATGTCCAATACTCCTATGCCCTTTTTATGGCCATGAGCCATATGTTGTGTATTGGATATGGTGCTCAGGCACCTGAGGGACCAACCGACGTCTGGCTCAcgatgattagcatgattattGGCGCCACCTGCTACGCCATGTTCTTGGGCAATGCCACCAACCTGATCCAGTCGTTAGATGCTTCCCATCGTCAGTATCAAGAGAAG TACAAGCAGGTGGAGCAGTACATGTCCTTCCACAAGCTGCCGGCTGACATGAGGCAGAGGATCCATGATTATTATGAGCACCGCTTCCAGGGCAAGATGTTTGACGAAGAAAATATTCTTGAAGAACTCAGTGACCCATTAAAAGAG GAGATAGTGAACTATAACTGCCGTGGGCTGGTGGCTAACATGCCGCTTTTTGCAAACGCTGATCCTCACTTCGTCACAGTGCTCCTCACAAAGTTGCGCTTCGAGGTCTTTCAGCCAGGTGATTTAATCATCCGTGAAGGGACACTTGGTCGTAAGATGTACTTTATCCAGCATGGCTGCGTCAGCGTGATCACTCAGGACAATAAAGAGAAGAAACTGAATGACGGCTGCTACTTCGGGg aGATTTGTCTGCTGACCCGTGGACGCCGTACAGCCAGCGTCAGAGCCGACACATACTGCAGACTTTATTCGCTCAGTGTGGACAGCTTTAATGAAGTCTTAGAGGAGAACCCATTAATGAGGAGGGCGTTTGAGAGCGTAGCGGTGGACCGGTTGGAGCGTGAGCGTGACGGAAACGGCTATGTGTATTCATACAAGAGTGTGGAGGATGTTGGAGACTGA
- the si:ch211-81a5.8 gene encoding uncharacterized protein si:ch211-81a5.8, with protein MDAVVKKSLGAPFRQLTSFVTGDKDGFSRKGKTVRRKSAPCCYGQTGHDSSWLRTYQAELHRERKLRQVKFAQKNAERTATRTHYRSPHRFTKPPVQRANLKSKTPTKNDNSLFGAFQGLSLSMNGVQTSTTQSNADPCKVM; from the exons ATGGATGCCGTGGTGAAGAAGTCTCTTGGTGCCCCCTTCCGACAGCTGACCAGCTTCGTGACGGGGGATAAGGATGGATTTAGCCGGAAAGGCAAGACCGTCCGCAGGAAGAGCGCCCCCTGCTGCTACGGTCAAACAGGACACGACTCATCCTGGTTAAGGACTTACCAAGCAGAACTGCACAGGGAAAG GAAACTGAGGCAAGTCAAATTTGCACAGAAGAATGCAGAAAGAACTGCAACGAGGACACATTATAGAAGTCCTCATCGCTTCACAAAG CCACCTGTACAGAGGGCAAACTTAAAGAGCAAGACCCCCACCAAAAATGACAACTCTCTTTTTGGTGCCTTCCAAGGACTCAGTCTCAGCATGAATGGAGTACAAACCTCAACAACACAATCAAATGCAGATCCATGTAAAGTCATGTGA